The following proteins come from a genomic window of Malus domestica chromosome 02, GDT2T_hap1:
- the LOC114821172 gene encoding 3-phosphoshikimate 1-carboxyvinyltransferase 2 isoform X1, with translation MAQVSKICSNGAQSINLLPNVSKPQMPRSSNFLPLKSQFLGSSNSLSLKLKNGLVGSWTVGKVRVDPLTVAASVATAEKPSTVPEIVLQPIQEISGTIKLPGSKSLSNRILLIAALSEGTTVVDNLLDSEDIHYMLGALKTLGLNVEEDKENRRAVVEGCGGRFPLSNESVDEVQLFLGNAGTAMRPLTAAVVAAGGHARYVLDGVPRMRERPIGDLVDGLKQLGADADCFLGTNCPPVRVIGKGGLPGGKVKLSGSISSQYLTALLMAAPLALGDVEIEIIDKLISIPYVEMTLKLMERFGVSVERSDSWDRFLIQGGQKYKSPGNAFVEGDASSASYFLAGAAVTGGTVTVEGCGTSSLQGDVKFAEVLEKMGAKVTWTENSVTVTGPQRLSSGGKHLKAVDVNMNKMPDVAMTLAVVALFADGQTAIRDVASWRVKETERMIAICTELRKLGATVEEGPDYCIITPPEKLNLTAIDTYDDHRMAMAFSLAACGDVPVTIKDPGCTRKTFPDYFEVLRKFTKH, from the exons atggcCCAAGTGAGCAAAATCTGCAGCAATGGAGCTCAAAGCATCAATCTTTTGCCCAATGTTTCCAAACCCCAAATGCCCAGATCATCAAATTTTCTCCCATTGAAGTCCCAGTTTCTGGGTTCCTCAAATTCTTTGAGTTTGAAGCTGAAAAATGGGCTTGTGGGCAGTTGGACCGTCGGTAAAGTCAGGGTCGATCCGCTTACAGTTGCAGCTTCAGTTGCCACAGCAGAGAAGCCGTCCACGGTTCCGGAGATTGTGCTGCAACCCATCCAAGAAATCTCGGGCACCATAAAGTTGCCGGGTTCCAAGTCGTTGTCGAATCGAATTCTGCTGATTGCTGCTCTCTCTGAG GGAACAACTGTTGTTGACAACTTGTTAGATAGTGAAGATATTCATTATATGCTTGGTGCATTGAAAACCCTTGGGCTGAATGTTGAAGAGGACAAGGAAAACAGGCGAGCGGTCGTGGAGGGTTGTGGTGGTCGGTTTCCTTTGAGTAATGAATCAGTAGATGAAGTGCAACTATTCCTTGGAAATGCTGGAACAGCAATGCGGCCATTGACTGCTGCAGTTGTTGCTGCTGGTGGACATGCTAG GTATGTACTTGATGGGGTGCCCCGAATGAGGGAGAGACCAATCGGAGACTTAGTTGATGGTCTTAAGCAGCTTGGTGCGGATGCTGATTGTTTTCTTGGAACAAACTGCCCTCCTGTCCGTGTGATTGGAAAGGGAGGCCTTCCAGGAGGGAAG GTGAAGCTCTCTGGATCAATTAGTAGTCAGTACTTGACTGCTTTGCTTATGGCAGCTCCTTTGGCCCTTGGAGATGTTGAAATAGAGATTATTGATAAACTAATTTCCATTCCGTATGTGGAAATGACTTTGAAGTTGATGGAACGCTTTGGGGTCTCAGTGGAACGCAGTGATAGTTGGGATCGGTTTTTGATCCAAGGAGGTCAAAAGTACAA GTCTCCTGGAAATGCTTTTGTCGAAGGCGATGCTTCAAGTGCTAGTTACTTTCTAGCTGGTGCTGCTGTCACTGGTGGGACTGTCACTGTTGAAGGCTGTGGGACAAGCAGTTTACAG GGAGATGTAAAGTTCGCTGAAGTTCTTGAAAAGATGGGTGCTAAAGTTACATGGACAGAGAATTCTGTCACAGTTACAGGACCTCAACGACTTTCTTCTGGAGGAAAACACTTGAAAGCTGTTGACGTCAACATGAACAAAATGCCAGATGTTGCCATGACTCTTGCTGTAGTTGCTCTTTTTGCCGATGGACAAACTGCCATAAGAGATG TGGCAAGTTGGAGAGTGAAGGAGACAGAAAGGATGATCGCCATATGCACTGAACTAAGAAAG CTGGGAGCAACCGTTGAAGAGGGACCAGATTACTGCATAATCACACCGCCAGAAAAATTAAACTTGACAGCAATAGACACGTATGATGACCACCGAATGGCCATGGCTTTCTCTCTTGCTGCCTGTGGAGACGTTCCAGTTACTATCAAGGATCCCGGTTGTACCAGAAAAACATTCCCCGATTACTTTGAAGTCCTCAGGAAGTTTACCAAGCATTGA
- the LOC114821172 gene encoding 3-phosphoshikimate 1-carboxyvinyltransferase 2 isoform X2, whose amino-acid sequence MAQVSKICSNGAQSINLLPNVSKPQMPRSSNFLPLKSQFLGSSNSLSLKLKNGLVGSWTVGKVRVDPLTVAASVATAEKPSTVPEIVLQPIQEISGTIKLPGSKSLSNRILLIAALSEGTTVVDNLLDSEDIHYMLGALKTLGLNVEEDKENRRAVVEGCGGRFPLSNESVDEVQLFLGNAGTAMRPLTAAVVAAGGHARYVLDGVPRMRERPIGDLVDGLKQLGADADCFLGTNCPPVRVIGKGGLPGGKVKLSGSISSQYLTALLMAAPLALGDVEIEIIDKLISIPYVEMTLKLMERFGVSVERSDSWDRFLIQGGQKYKSPGNAFVEGDASSASYFLAGAAVTGGTVTVEGCGTSSLQGDVKFAEVLEKMGAKVTWTENSVTVTGPQRLSSGGKHLKAVDVNMNKMPDVAMTLAVVALFADGQTAIRDVASWRVKETERMIAICTELRKVRFSWLPSHLIFPHLHMLVTSLTFFGPKFQLGATVEEGPDYCIITPPEKLNLTAIDTYDDHRMAMAFSLAACGDVPVTIKDPGCTRKTFPDYFEVLRKFTKH is encoded by the exons atggcCCAAGTGAGCAAAATCTGCAGCAATGGAGCTCAAAGCATCAATCTTTTGCCCAATGTTTCCAAACCCCAAATGCCCAGATCATCAAATTTTCTCCCATTGAAGTCCCAGTTTCTGGGTTCCTCAAATTCTTTGAGTTTGAAGCTGAAAAATGGGCTTGTGGGCAGTTGGACCGTCGGTAAAGTCAGGGTCGATCCGCTTACAGTTGCAGCTTCAGTTGCCACAGCAGAGAAGCCGTCCACGGTTCCGGAGATTGTGCTGCAACCCATCCAAGAAATCTCGGGCACCATAAAGTTGCCGGGTTCCAAGTCGTTGTCGAATCGAATTCTGCTGATTGCTGCTCTCTCTGAG GGAACAACTGTTGTTGACAACTTGTTAGATAGTGAAGATATTCATTATATGCTTGGTGCATTGAAAACCCTTGGGCTGAATGTTGAAGAGGACAAGGAAAACAGGCGAGCGGTCGTGGAGGGTTGTGGTGGTCGGTTTCCTTTGAGTAATGAATCAGTAGATGAAGTGCAACTATTCCTTGGAAATGCTGGAACAGCAATGCGGCCATTGACTGCTGCAGTTGTTGCTGCTGGTGGACATGCTAG GTATGTACTTGATGGGGTGCCCCGAATGAGGGAGAGACCAATCGGAGACTTAGTTGATGGTCTTAAGCAGCTTGGTGCGGATGCTGATTGTTTTCTTGGAACAAACTGCCCTCCTGTCCGTGTGATTGGAAAGGGAGGCCTTCCAGGAGGGAAG GTGAAGCTCTCTGGATCAATTAGTAGTCAGTACTTGACTGCTTTGCTTATGGCAGCTCCTTTGGCCCTTGGAGATGTTGAAATAGAGATTATTGATAAACTAATTTCCATTCCGTATGTGGAAATGACTTTGAAGTTGATGGAACGCTTTGGGGTCTCAGTGGAACGCAGTGATAGTTGGGATCGGTTTTTGATCCAAGGAGGTCAAAAGTACAA GTCTCCTGGAAATGCTTTTGTCGAAGGCGATGCTTCAAGTGCTAGTTACTTTCTAGCTGGTGCTGCTGTCACTGGTGGGACTGTCACTGTTGAAGGCTGTGGGACAAGCAGTTTACAG GGAGATGTAAAGTTCGCTGAAGTTCTTGAAAAGATGGGTGCTAAAGTTACATGGACAGAGAATTCTGTCACAGTTACAGGACCTCAACGACTTTCTTCTGGAGGAAAACACTTGAAAGCTGTTGACGTCAACATGAACAAAATGCCAGATGTTGCCATGACTCTTGCTGTAGTTGCTCTTTTTGCCGATGGACAAACTGCCATAAGAGATG TGGCAAGTTGGAGAGTGAAGGAGACAGAAAGGATGATCGCCATATGCACTGAACTAAGAAAGGTTCGTTTTAGTTGGCTGCCCTCACACTTGATATTCCCACACCTTCATATGCTTGTTACTTCTCTAACATTTTTCGGACCTAAATTTCAGCTGGGAGCAACCGTTGAAGAGGGACCAGATTACTGCATAATCACACCGCCAGAAAAATTAAACTTGACAGCAATAGACACGTATGATGACCACCGAATGGCCATGGCTTTCTCTCTTGCTGCCTGTGGAGACGTTCCAGTTACTATCAAGGATCCCGGTTGTACCAGAAAAACATTCCCCGATTACTTTGAAGTCCTCAGGAAGTTTACCAAGCATTGA